In Gemmata obscuriglobus, a single genomic region encodes these proteins:
- a CDS encoding carbohydrate-binding family 9-like protein produces MRRTLARAAAAAAAAIAALALVPGSPAADVAPGDMLATWPHPKGYVCYRAPGPVTIDGDLKAAEWDAAPWSDAFVDIEGDKRPKPRYRTRMKMLWDDEALYIAAELEEPHVWATLKEHDAVIFQDPDFEVFLDPDGDNHTYGELELNALNTTWDLLLTKPYKDGGRALNGWEIIGLKTAVKVNGTLNDPRDTDTGWTIEIRWPWKGLRELATFTGAPRDGDQWRINFSRVEWDVQVNGGQSEKVKNRPEHNWVWAPQGVIDMHRPERWGYLQFSTAKPGTATFKPDSDWPARDALHRVYYAQRAFHKKHGKFAAAADLGLKDLADRLEVETTRSGCEISWLDRGAQPPKRRYSITDDAHLRTR; encoded by the coding sequence ATGCGTCGCACGCTCGCACGCGCCGCGGCCGCCGCCGCCGCCGCCATCGCCGCGCTGGCCCTGGTTCCCGGCTCCCCGGCCGCGGACGTAGCCCCTGGGGACATGCTCGCGACGTGGCCGCACCCGAAAGGGTACGTGTGCTACCGGGCGCCGGGGCCGGTCACGATCGACGGCGATCTCAAGGCGGCGGAGTGGGACGCCGCCCCGTGGTCCGATGCGTTCGTGGACATTGAGGGGGACAAGCGGCCCAAGCCCCGGTACCGCACGCGGATGAAGATGCTGTGGGACGACGAGGCGCTGTACATTGCGGCGGAGCTGGAAGAGCCGCACGTCTGGGCCACACTCAAGGAGCACGACGCGGTCATCTTTCAGGACCCCGACTTCGAGGTCTTTCTCGACCCCGACGGGGACAACCACACCTACGGAGAGCTGGAACTTAACGCACTCAACACCACCTGGGACCTGCTGCTGACCAAGCCCTACAAGGACGGCGGACGCGCCCTGAACGGTTGGGAGATTATCGGGCTGAAGACGGCGGTCAAAGTGAACGGGACGCTCAACGACCCACGCGACACGGACACCGGCTGGACGATCGAGATCCGCTGGCCGTGGAAGGGGCTTCGGGAGCTGGCCACGTTCACAGGTGCCCCGCGGGACGGGGACCAGTGGCGCATCAACTTCTCGCGGGTCGAGTGGGACGTTCAGGTCAACGGAGGGCAATCCGAGAAGGTCAAGAACCGGCCGGAACACAACTGGGTGTGGGCGCCGCAGGGCGTGATCGACATGCACCGACCGGAGCGGTGGGGCTATTTGCAGTTCAGTACCGCGAAACCCGGGACCGCGACCTTCAAGCCGGATTCGGATTGGCCCGCGCGCGACGCGCTGCACCGGGTCTACTACGCCCAACGCGCCTTCCACAAGAAGCACGGGAAGTTCGCCGCCGCGGCCGACCTGGGGCTGAAGGATCTGGCGGACCGCCTGGAGGTCGAAACGACGCGCTCGGGGTGCGAGATTTCCTGGCTGGACCGGGGGGCGCAACCGCCCAAGCGGCGCTACTCGATCACCGACGACGCGCACCTGCGGACGCGCTGA
- a CDS encoding PAC2 family protein — protein MPETPKLNRPWFVAVWPGMGHVALNAGVYLLAKLGMTAVAEFEAGELFDVNAVEVKGGVIQPARRPRNRFFVWADPEKRHDLVLFLGEAQPPVGKFPFCRQVIEYARGLGVERVLTFAAMATEMRPEHLSRVFGAATDERGVDELRRLDVTVLEEGNIGGLNGVLLGAAALGGLRGTCFLGEMPQVFTQVPFPKASLAILEAFSALTGIEVDLDELTDQARAVEEQLGELLARVEEQYGPQARLAEDNEDEGDEEDDEDEAAGEPPREGVEYRYEGPDETVAPPAVQRIEELFARAANDRGKAFELKRELDRLGLFKRYEDRFLDLFKHGD, from the coding sequence ATGCCAGAGACGCCGAAGCTGAATCGCCCGTGGTTCGTGGCCGTGTGGCCCGGGATGGGGCACGTCGCGCTCAACGCGGGCGTGTACCTGCTGGCCAAACTCGGGATGACCGCGGTGGCCGAGTTCGAGGCCGGCGAGCTGTTCGACGTGAACGCGGTCGAGGTGAAGGGCGGGGTGATCCAGCCGGCCCGGCGCCCGCGGAACCGGTTCTTCGTGTGGGCGGACCCCGAGAAGCGGCACGACCTGGTTCTGTTCCTCGGTGAGGCGCAGCCGCCGGTCGGGAAGTTCCCCTTCTGCCGACAGGTGATCGAGTACGCCCGCGGGCTGGGCGTCGAGCGGGTGCTCACGTTCGCGGCGATGGCGACCGAGATGCGCCCCGAGCACCTGTCGCGGGTGTTCGGCGCGGCCACCGACGAGCGCGGGGTGGACGAGCTCCGGCGGCTGGACGTGACGGTTCTTGAGGAGGGCAACATCGGCGGGCTCAACGGGGTGCTGCTCGGCGCCGCGGCCCTGGGGGGGCTCCGCGGCACGTGCTTCCTCGGCGAGATGCCCCAGGTGTTCACACAGGTGCCGTTCCCGAAGGCGTCTCTCGCCATCCTCGAAGCGTTCTCGGCGCTCACCGGGATCGAGGTGGACCTGGACGAACTGACGGACCAGGCGCGTGCGGTCGAGGAGCAACTGGGTGAACTGCTGGCGCGGGTCGAAGAGCAGTACGGCCCCCAGGCGCGGCTCGCCGAGGATAACGAAGACGAGGGCGACGAAGAGGACGACGAAGACGAGGCCGCGGGCGAGCCACCCCGCGAGGGCGTCGAATACCGGTACGAAGGGCCGGACGAGACTGTGGCGCCGCCGGCCGTCCAGCGGATCGAAGAGCTGTTCGCCCGCGCCGCCAACGACCGGGGCAAGGCGTTCGAGCTGAAGCGGGAACTCGACCGGCTGGGCCTTTTCAAGCGCTACGAGGACCGGTTCCTCGACTTGTTCAAGCACGGCGACTAA